A stretch of the Actinomyces faecalis genome encodes the following:
- a CDS encoding type II toxin-antitoxin system RelB/DinJ family antitoxin translates to MTTRTVNVNFKVDPDLKAQVEEVVREMGLTMTTALTVYMRKIAMERRIPFEITADPFYHPANIAHLEHLKAELDAGRLPLSDHALIEE, encoded by the coding sequence ATGACAACACGCACCGTCAATGTCAACTTCAAGGTCGACCCTGACCTGAAGGCCCAGGTCGAGGAGGTCGTGCGAGAGATGGGCCTGACCATGACGACTGCCCTGACGGTGTACATGCGCAAGATCGCTATGGAACGCCGCATCCCCTTCGAGATCACCGCCGACCCGTTCTACCACCCCGCCAATATCGCCCACCTGGAGCACCTGAAGGCCGAGCTGGACGCTGGACGCCTGCCTCTGTCCGACCACGCCCTCATCGAGGAGTGA